In Macadamia integrifolia cultivar HAES 741 chromosome 5, SCU_Mint_v3, whole genome shotgun sequence, a single window of DNA contains:
- the LOC122079276 gene encoding protein REVEILLE 6-like isoform X2: protein MVSVNPNPTPPEGFYLDPMGISLPGLGSLTGTTTTPTTTTASSDDPNKKIRKPYTITKSRESWTEQEHDKFLEALQLFDRDWKKIEAFVGSKTVIQIRSHAQKYFLKVQKNGTSEHVPPPRPKRKAAHPYPQKASKNVPVLSQVTGAFQSPAALLEPGYILRPDSSSMLGNPMTTAAVSSWAHSSAPPVSLSHVAKDDMGSAGPTVVNHCSSSSESTPRTWPTCETADQGNQEPPVRVMPDFAQVYSFIGSVFDPNTSGHLQKLKEMDPIDVETVLLLMRNLSINLSSPDFEDHRKLLSSYDGDTEKKKSGGINSTSNADGSKIAPPFGERWKDP from the exons ATGGTTTCAGTAAATCCAAACCCAACTCCACCGGAAGGTTTCTACTTGGATCCCATGGGAATATCTCTTCCTGGACTTGGGTCTTTAACAGGAACTACAACTACTCCAACTACTACCACAGCTtcatcagatgatcctaacaAGAAGATTAGAAAGCCTTATACCATCACCAAATCCAGAGAAAGCTGGACTGAGCAAGAGCACGACAagttccttgaagctcttcaaCT CTTTGATCGTGACTGGAAGAAGATAGAGGCATTTGTTGGGTCAAAGACTGTTATCCAG ATACGGAGTCATGCACAGAAGTACTTTTTGAAGGTTCAGAAGAATGGGACAAGTGAGCATGTACCTCCCCCTCGGCCAAAGCGAAAAGCAGCTCATCCGTACCCACAGAAAGCCTCTAAAAATG TTCCAGTGCTCTCACAAGTGACAGGAGCATTTCAATCTCCGGCTGCTCTGCTTGAACCAGGATACATTCTCAGGCCAGATTCATCATCAATGCTTGGAAATCCAATGACAACTGCAGCTGTGTCTTCATGGGCTCATAGTTCTGCACCACCAGTCAGTTTGTCCCATGTGGCTAAAG ATGATATGGGATCTGCAGGACCAACAGTTGTAAACCATTGTAGCAGTAGCAGCGAAAGTACTCCAAGGACATGGCCAACTTGTGAAACAGCTGATCAAGGGAATCAAGAGCCACCAGTGAGAG TTATGCCAGACTTTGCCCAAGTATATAGCTTCATTGGAAGCGTCTTTGACCCGAACACCAGTGGCCACTTGCAGAAACTGAAGGAAATGGATCCAATTGATGTTGAAACT GTGTTGCTGTTGATGAGAAACCTCTCCATAAATCTGTCAAGCCCTGATTTTGAAGATCAT AGAAAATTGCTCTCATCATATGACGGTGACACTGAGAAGAAGAAATCTGGTGGTATAAACAGCACCTCCAATGCGGATGGGTCAAAGATTGCTCCTCCATTTG GAGAGAGGTGGAAGGATCCCTGA
- the LOC122079276 gene encoding protein REVEILLE 6-like isoform X1, whose product MVSVNPNPTPPEGFYLDPMGISLPGLGSLTGTTTTPTTTTASSDDPNKKIRKPYTITKSRESWTEQEHDKFLEALQLFDRDWKKIEAFVGSKTVIQIRSHAQKYFLKVQKNGTSEHVPPPRPKRKAAHPYPQKASKNVPVLSQVTGAFQSPAALLEPGYILRPDSSSMLGNPMTTAAVSSWAHSSAPPVSLSHVAKDDMGSAGPTVVNHCSSSSESTPRTWPTCETADQGNQEPPVRVMPDFAQVYSFIGSVFDPNTSGHLQKLKEMDPIDVETVLLLMRNLSINLSSPDFEDHRKLLSSYDGDTEKKKSGGINSTSNADGSKIAPPFGKKNLNDVDPFRALYDNYSPPPSHFCISFC is encoded by the exons ATGGTTTCAGTAAATCCAAACCCAACTCCACCGGAAGGTTTCTACTTGGATCCCATGGGAATATCTCTTCCTGGACTTGGGTCTTTAACAGGAACTACAACTACTCCAACTACTACCACAGCTtcatcagatgatcctaacaAGAAGATTAGAAAGCCTTATACCATCACCAAATCCAGAGAAAGCTGGACTGAGCAAGAGCACGACAagttccttgaagctcttcaaCT CTTTGATCGTGACTGGAAGAAGATAGAGGCATTTGTTGGGTCAAAGACTGTTATCCAG ATACGGAGTCATGCACAGAAGTACTTTTTGAAGGTTCAGAAGAATGGGACAAGTGAGCATGTACCTCCCCCTCGGCCAAAGCGAAAAGCAGCTCATCCGTACCCACAGAAAGCCTCTAAAAATG TTCCAGTGCTCTCACAAGTGACAGGAGCATTTCAATCTCCGGCTGCTCTGCTTGAACCAGGATACATTCTCAGGCCAGATTCATCATCAATGCTTGGAAATCCAATGACAACTGCAGCTGTGTCTTCATGGGCTCATAGTTCTGCACCACCAGTCAGTTTGTCCCATGTGGCTAAAG ATGATATGGGATCTGCAGGACCAACAGTTGTAAACCATTGTAGCAGTAGCAGCGAAAGTACTCCAAGGACATGGCCAACTTGTGAAACAGCTGATCAAGGGAATCAAGAGCCACCAGTGAGAG TTATGCCAGACTTTGCCCAAGTATATAGCTTCATTGGAAGCGTCTTTGACCCGAACACCAGTGGCCACTTGCAGAAACTGAAGGAAATGGATCCAATTGATGTTGAAACT GTGTTGCTGTTGATGAGAAACCTCTCCATAAATCTGTCAAGCCCTGATTTTGAAGATCAT AGAAAATTGCTCTCATCATATGACGGTGACACTGAGAAGAAGAAATCTGGTGGTATAAACAGCACCTCCAATGCGGATGGGTCAAAGATTGCTCCTCCATTTGGTAagaaaaatttgaatgatgTTGACCCTTTTAGAGCACTGTACGACAATTACAGTCCACCTCCATCTCATTTCTGCATAAGCTTTTGCTGA
- the LOC122079275 gene encoding uncharacterized protein LOC122079275 translates to MVGNVGFGDSIEHAEDNLVANVTYDNHDEKQSWCMDSSEQHYEANSVNAPLVDESERIVFASSAAVSDTSAGFSTLFETSKLSEACEGQTYGEVTIDTDKVTGHKIVNTAGQDHSTSILEKLFGNALTANDVRSPSLMEHHEHDIKADDSCSSVPFQSSKFSPWFLEEEKKPVDDSSCGKPRDLLSLIVSSDRSGSQVSGASDEKATDIPPIFPFESNELPNRFMGSTATSAPVEISESVYNHNKSGTTPGVLTCEDLEQSLLQEINKNSSSPQHSVQLCSVTQAKAEQPKADVDDLASHHLLSLLQKGTSSKDPPPLFNLDVVAPDKANLYGVGNLSPVVQRSSERNSGNIQNSEKILTLENLFGTAFMKELHSVEAPVSVNRGSAVGEFGSNKISHAGNHLASKVKSEKIERHWSGFDDPQTEVGSVFGGAVGFKDRADGTMEIKLPEEDNLITVADSVNPPNSTFMPGLKSTKDELLSPSNTPVGIAEKMAALNATFKNERSAMPHFEGPPFLRGPYDPAEPEFPYHNLLGQPSSPQFHHSPMNHGRPLSHSLEAHHSHMNSQIKFMGPENIIHHDPSPHHFPTTMSRQPPFQHVSAAPTRFDPPHHSMLQQMHMPNSFPPPHFIQGLPRGSPPRPHAFNQMAGYIPEMNPMQAFPLNHRQPNYNDLGVPMAAPGFGGGDINHQEALERLIEMERRANSKQLHPVAPSGHRMGMYGHEPEMGFRYR, encoded by the exons ATG GTTGGAAATGTTGGATTTGGGGATAGCATTGAGCATGCAGAGGATAATCTAGTTGCGAATGTAACTTATGATAATCATGACGAGAAACAATCATGGTGCATGGACTCCTCTGAGCAGCATTATGAGGCTAATAGTGTTAATGCTCCCTTAGTTGATGAAAGTGAAAGGATTGTATTTGCTTCATCTGCAGCAGTTTCTGACACCTCAGCTGGTTTTAGTACATTGTTTGAAACTTCTAAACTATCAGAAGCCTGTGAAGGACAGACTTATGGTGAGGTTACGATAGATACTGACAAAGTGACAGGGCATAAGATAGTAAATACAGCTGGTCAGGATCACTCAACTTCAATCCTAGAAAAGCTGTTTGGTAATGCTTTAACAGCCAATGATGTTCGTTCGCCTAGCTTAATGGAG CATCATGAGCATGATATTAAAGCAGATGATTCATGCAGCTCTGTACCCTTCCAATCATCAAAATTTTCACCTTGGTTTCTTGAGGAAG AAAAGAAGCCAGTAGATGATTCTTCTTGTGGCAAACCTAGGGATTTACTTTCTCTGATTGTAAGTAGTGATAGAAGTGGATCTCAGGTGTCTGGAGCGTCTGATGAGAAAGCCACGGACATCCCACCGATATTTCCTTTTGAAAGCAATGAACTTCCGAACCGGTTTATGGGTTCAACTGCTACTTCTGCACCAGTTGAAATCTCTGAATCAGTGTACAATCATAACAAGTCAGGCACCACTCCAGGAGTGCTTACATGCGAAGACCTTGAGCAGTCTCTTCTACAGGAGATAAACAAAAACAGTTCAAGTCCTCAGCATTCTGTGCAACTCTGTAGTGTGACACAGGCAAAAGCTGAACAGCCAAAAGCTGATGTTGATGATCTTGCATCTCACCATCTCCTTTCCTTGTTACAGAAAGGAACAAGCAGTAAAGATCCACCTCCATTGTTTAATCTTGATGTTGTGGCGCCAGACAAAGCTAATCTCTATGGGGTGGGAAATCTTAGCCCTGTGGTTCAAAGATCAAGTGAGAGAAATTCTGGAAACATTCAGAATTCTGAAAAGATTCTTACTCTTGAAAATTTATTTGGGACAGCCTTCATGAAGGAACTGCACTCAGTGGAAGCACCAGTATCAGTAAATAGAGGATCAGCTG TTGGCGAGTTTGGATCCAACAAAATCAGTCATGCGGGCAACCATTTGGCATCAAAAGTAAAATCTGAGAAGATTGAGAGGCATTGGTCGGGCTTTGATGATCCCCAAACTGAAGTAGGGTCAGTGTTTGGTGGTGCTGTTGGCTTCAAAGATAGAGCTGATGGGACTATGGAAATTAAACTACCTGAAGAGGACAACTTGATCACTGTAGCTGATTCAGTAAACCCCCCAAACTCCACATTTATGCCTGGTTTGAAATCAACTAAAGATGAGTTGTTGTCTCCCTCAAACACACCAGTTGGCATTGCTGAAAAAATGGCAGCTTTGAATGCTACCTTTAAAAATGAAAGGTCTGCAATGCCACATTTTGAAGGTCCACCATTTCTTCGTGGTCCTTATGATCCAGCGGAACCTGAGTTTCCATATCATAATCTTCTTGGTCAACCATCTTCTCCACAGTTCCATCACTCTCCAATGAATCATGGAAGACCTTTATCCCATTCATTAGAAGCTCATCATTCTCATATGAATTCTCAGATCAAATTCATGGGTCCAGAGAATATCATCCATCACGATCCATCACCACACCATTTTCCTACAACCATGTCTCGCCAGCCTCCTTTTCAACATGTATCCGCTGCTCCAACAAGATTTGATCCTCCTCATCATTCGATGTTGCAGCAGATGCACAtgccaaacagttttccacCGCCTCACTTTATTCAGGGACTTCCTAGAGGTTCACCACCGCGTCCTCATGCCTTCAATCAAATGGCTGGTTACATTCCTGAGATGAATCCAATGCAAGCTTTTCCTCTGAATCATCGACAACCAAACTATAATGACCTGGGGGTTCCAATGGCAG CTCCTGGTTTTGGTGGTGGAGATATCAATCATCAAGAAGCATTGGAACGGCTAATCGAGATGGAACGGAGAGCAAACTCGAAACAGTTGCATCCTGTTGCTCCTTCAGGCCATAGGATGGGCATGTACGGTCATGAACCTGAGATGGGCTTCAGATACAGATAG